CCCTTAGGTGAAGCTGGCGTACCAGGAGTCTGAGGTGGCTGCCCTGCTCAAGAAGATTCCTCTGGGTCCCAGTGAGATGAGTACCATGCGGTGCCGGGCAGAGGAGCTTCGGGAAGGGACACTCTGTGACTATCGGCCTGTTTTGCCTCTCATGTTGGCCAGTTTCATCTTTGATGTTCTCTGTGCTCCAGGTATGGTGCATGACTCTGCAGTGAGTGGGGATCTTGGGTAGGAGTAGTTTACTCTAAGGAGAAACCAAGAGGCCCGTGGCTCTGAATTGCCTTTAGAACCCATCATGCGACTTCATGAGTGGTCTGGAATGATGAGGGTCTTGGGTTCCctacatttcattctttcctgtgACACTtctttctgcctgacttactcTGCCTTTCATCCAGTGGTTTCTCCCACGGGTTCCCGGCCTCCAAGTCGCAACTGGAACAACGAAATGCCTGGGGAtgaggagctgggatttgaagcaGCAGTTGCTGCCTTAGGTGAGTCTGGAGTATCTTGAGTATATTTGTGAGCTACCTGGTCCAGGCCTTGAAGGGCATGAGACATGGCCCCGGTTTTGAACGAGTGGTATGGTAGTGGAACAGCCAGAGTGACACATATGAACCAACTAGTACAGTCAAGAATTAAGGGACAAAAGGTGTACTATGGCTGTTGGGTGTTATAAGGgcagcaaaacaaaaatttaagaaaaggatTCAGGCAGGGTGTAGAATATGGAATGTAGgttaaaaaatcagttgtttttGTTAAGGGGACAAAACAGCATGAATGAAGACACAGGGGCAATCAAGTCTTGATGAGAGTGAGGAACCAAATTTCCTTAAAGTGATGGGTATGCCATGAAAGTAGAATGGGCTGGGTTATGAAGGTCTTAAGCATATCAGAGCTAAGGCTAGATGTAATAGGCAGTGGGGACTTCCCATGATGTGGGTTGGGCCAGGAGAACTCCTCATCTCATATATGCTGGTAGCTGGGCAGCCCTGGCTTGTTCATTTTTGCTGTCTTGGGAGTTATGGCCATTCTCAGTCCCTATGAGACCCTCTTCTCACAGGTATGAAGACAACAGTAAGCGAGGCAGAGCATCCCCTCCTGTGTGAAGGCACACGTCGGGAGAAAGGTGACCTGGCACTGGCACTAATGATCACTTACAAGGATGATCAAGCCAAGCTCAAAAAGGTAGGGACTAGGTACTAGGATTTTGACAGGCAGAGAGCAAATTTTACCCTTTCTCAGGGGATTGTGATACAATGAGGAAAGGACTCTACTGCCCATAGGGGATAAGTGGAGAATCTTGGGGACACTTCATAAAGAATAAGACCAATGGTGCTTATAGGAGTGCTTAGGCAGGGGATGAAAGAAAAGCAGTTATTCAtgtatttccatatttattgaatatcaaTATAGTCAGTTCTTTGTAAGTGTTAGAGAGGATTTTAAGATGTAGGCCAATTCCCTGTCATCCAGGAGGTTCTCCTCTGGTTGGAACTGGGGAAGGCTTACTGAAGAGGTAATATTAAGCTGTTTCAAAGAGAAAGTAAGGTAATAGAAAATGGAAGTcaggaaataaagggcatccTATTACCGCTTCTCTGTTCTCCAGATCTTAGACAAACTCTTGGACCGAGAGAGCCAGACACATAAGCCCCAGACACTGAGTTCATTCTACTCATCCAGCCGCCCAGCCACAGCCAGCCAGAGGTCTCCTTCAAAGCATGGGGGTCCATCTGCCCCAGGGGCCCTCCAACCACTGACCTCAGGCTCTGCGGGGCCTCCTCAGCCAGGGAGTgtggcaggggctgggccaggcccCACTGAGGGCTTCACAGAGAAGAATGTGCCTGGTGAGGTGGGGGCACTGGGCAGGGGGGCATGAATGGTATGGATTCATGTTGAGGTCCCCTTTCCTTGGCTCATCCCAATGTCCTATTTTCCCCACCTAGAAAGTTCCCCACATTCTCCCTGCGAGGGCCTCCCATCTGAGGCAGCTTTGACCCCAAGGGCGGAAGGGAAGGTTCCTAGCCGCCTGGCACTTGGCAGTCGTGGAGGCTACAATGGACGGGGCTGGGGCTCCCCAGGGCGGCCTAAGAAGAAACACACAGGTATGACAGCCTGTGGGATGACATGGAGGGAGAGATTTCTTCAAGTATGAATTCTGTAACTTCTAGCTTCTGAGACtgatttgttttggggggttagGCATGGCCAGCATTGACAGCAGTGCCCCTGAAACAACATCAGATAGCTCCCCGACCTTAAGTCGGAGGCCACTTCGAGGGGGCTGGGCCCCCACCTCCTGGGGTCGAGGACAGGACAGTGACAGCATTAGCAGCTCTTCCTCGGACTCTCTGGGCTCCTCGTCCTCCAGTGGAAGTCGCCGGGCAAGTGCCAGTGGAGGGGCCCGGGCAAAGACCGTTGAAGTTGGCAGGTCAGTGGAAGAAATAACTCCTCTCCTCTCATCTGGCCCACCCTCAGAGCCATAGCCCTAGTGTAATCCAACTATTGTTCTCCCAGCGACACCACTTACCTGCTCTTTCCTAACCCACCTGGACACCCATTTCATAGAAACCCCAACCCCCGTCCCTACCCCGTTGCCCCCTCAGGTACAAGGGCCGCCGTCCCGAGAGTCATGCCCCCCATGTACCCAATCAGCCATCAGAGGCAGCTGCACACTTCTACTTCGAACTGGCGAAGACGGTGCTGATCAAGGCAGGGGGCAACAGCAGCACTTCCATTTTCACACATCCATCTTCCTCAGGGGGCCATCAGGGTCCTCACCGAAACCTGCACCTTTGCGCCTTCGAGATTGGGCTTTATGCCCTTGGCCTGCACAACTTTGTTTCTCCCAACTGGCTCTCACGTACTTACTCTTCCCACGTTTCCTGGATTACAGGTAAACCCAGTATCTTGATTTGGGAATGGGATGGGAATTAATTGGTGGAAATGAGAGTCTTACCCTTGTAGAGTTACTGATCTGATAGAAGACATCATACTAACCCCACTCTGATTTCTTTTGCTCCTTTCCTTGAAGGTCAGGCAATGGAGATTGGCAGTGCAGCCCTGACTATACTGGTAGAATGCTGGGATGGACACCTGACGCCCCCTGAGGTTGCATCCCTGGCTGACAGGGCATCACGAGCACGAGACTCCAATATGGTGAGGGCAGCAGCGGAGTTAGCCCTAAGCTGCCTGCCTCATGCCCATGCATTGAACCCCAATGAGATCCAGCGGGCCCTGGTGCAGTGCAAGGAGCAGGTATTTCTACAGGCGATCTGGGGACTTGCTTTCAGGTATCTAGGAAGGGACATGGGGAAAACTAAcagcccagctcttgatttctaaATCTTGAAGTTAACAGACTTTCTAGTTTGTGTTGCTATGGTGATGCTTGACAGATTAATGCACTTTCACATCCATTACTTGTTTTGCCTTATGACTCTGAGGTTCGGATTATTCCTATTATATTGATTAGGAAATGGAGACTTCTATGTTAGAGACCAAGGTGATCACCAGGCTGGAATACTTGGGGAAGACCTTGGGGAGATAATGGGAATTGGATGGGAGGGAGTGTTTAAGTTAGTTTGGAACTGGGACTATAACCTGGGTCTTCTGGTCACCAAGTGTTTGTTCAGTGTCTCTGTGAGGCATTCATTGCTCTGGCACAGACTCTGAGCATTGGCCCTGACCTCTGATGCCTCCCTGGATACCAGCCAACTTAGAGGGAGATGTTGGAATGTCATGGACAACCATGCCTGAGTAAAGCTCCTCCCCCTTAacctctgtgccccttccttccAGGACAACCTGATGTTGGAGAAGGCCTGCATGGCAGTGGAAGAAGCGGCTAAGGGTGGGGGTGTATACCCTGAAGTATTGTTTGAGGTTGCTCACCAGTGGTTCTGGCTATATGAGCAGACAGCAGGTGGCTCATCCACAGCCCGTGAAGGGGCTACAAGCTGTAGTGCCAGTGGGATCAGGGCAGCTGGGGAGGCTGGGCGGGGGCTGCCTGAGGGCAGAGGGGGCCCAGGGACTGAGCCGGTTACAGTGGCAGCGGCAGCAGTGACAGCAGCAGCCACAGTAGTGCCAGTCATCTCAGTGGGGTCCAGTTTATATCCAGGTCCAGGACTGGGGCATGGTCATTCCCCTGGCCTGCACCCCTACACTGCTCTACAGCCCCACCTGCCCTGCAGCCCTCAGTACCTCACCCACCCAGCTCACCCTGCCCACCCAATGCCTCATATGCCCCGGCCTGCTGTCTTCCCTGTGCCCAGCTCTGCATACCCACAGGTGAGACCAGTGTTCTGCTGGGGGATTGGGCGTGTGGGAGTTCCTGTGGGGTTGGAGTGTGGGGTACTCTGGGAGACTAATAGTACTGTCCTGGTGAGGTGGTGGAGGTCTGGGGGGGATTCAGGCCAACGAAGATAAGAAATGTAGGGATACCCAGTTGTGGGATAAAGGGGGAGAGCCACATCTTAATATAATTTCCTACACTTCTCCCTGTCTCTAGGGTGTGCATCCTGCCTTCTTGGGGGCTCAGTACCCTTACTCAGTGACTCCCCCCTCACTTGCTGCCACTGCTGTGTCTTTCCCCGTCCCTTCCATGGCACCCATCACAGTACATCCCTACCACACAGAGCCAGGGCTCCCACTGCCCACCAGTGTGGCCTGTGAGTTGTGGGGACAGGGAACAGGTGAATGGAGGGGAGGTACACTgggcaggggagatggggggaggaaCCCTCTTCATCCCTCTTTGGGCTGTGAATTCCTCAAACGGCTTTCATCACACCCTCAGTGAGCAGTGTCCATCCAGCATCCACGTTTCCAGCCATCCAGGGTGCCTCGTTGCCTGCCCTGACTACACAGCCCAGCCCTCTGGTGAGCGGGGGGTTTCCACCACCCGAGGAGGAGACCCACAGTCAGCCTGTCAACCCACACAGCCTACACCACCTGCATGCTGCCTACCGTGTTGGTGAGAGGATGTCCCTTTTTGTGCCCCCACCTGCAGTTGTGCCACAGGCTCTTTAGTGACGCCTCTGTCCCCATAGCTCTTGTTTGTTGTGGAGTCCCATATACTGGACTGGGGTAGAGGGTGGAAAGGATGTAGCCTCACCATGTGTCTACCCTTTTCTCCCAGGAATGCTGGCGCTGGAGATGCTGGGTCGCCGGGCACACAACGATCACCCCAACAACTTCTCCCGCTCCCCCCCCTACACTGATGATGTCAAATGGTTGCTGGGGCTGGCAGCAAAGCTGGGTaacacctcccctccccaggaccATTGTCCGCCCCCACCCGCTTACCCCACCTTCCTATCCCAGACCTCCTTCCTAGCTCTTGCTCAGAGTTGAGGCCTTGGTCGGGTATGTGTGCGTGCGCGGGGTTGGGGGGTTACCTCAGctcctggggtggagggaggctcTCTGCCAGGCCAGAGCTGAGAGATAAAAGTTGGGTCCCTAGGGCAGAGGTGGCCACCCCCGTctcatgcccctccccctgccccccaggagtGAACTACGTGCACCAGTTCTGTGTGGGGGCAGCCAAGGGGGTGCTGAGCCCGTTTGTGCTGCAGGAGATCGTCATGGAGACGCTGCAGCGGCTGAGCCCTGCTCATGCCCACAACCACCTGCGTGCCCCGGCCTTCCACCAACTGGTGCAGCGCTGTCAGCAGGCATACATGCAGGTAACAACCCTGGAAGTAAACAGTAGGGTGGAGCACCTCCTGGGCAGGCATGGAACCGATTACCCTGCATGCTAGGGAGGACGGGCCTGGTTCTGTGCTTAGTGGCTCATCTTCTTCCAGTACATTCACCATCGCTTGATTCACCTGACCCCTGCCGACTACGACGACTTTGTGAATGCGATCCGCAGTGCCCGCAGCGCCTTCTGCCTGACACCCATGGGCATGATGCAGTTCAACGACATCCTGCAGAACCTCAAGCGCAGCAAACAGACCAAGGAGCTGTGGCAGCGGGTCTCACTCGAGATGACCACCTTCTCCCCATGAATCTGGCCCCTCTAGGGTCCTATACAGGGACACAGGCCTGTGGCTATGGGGGCCCCTCACACAGAGGGAGTGAATCTTGGCTGGACAGATCATCCCCACTCAGTTCTCTGGTAGCCCAGACTGGCAGCTGCTCTTGGGCTGTAGCTTGGGGCCAAGATGTCTCAGACCCTAGAAGCCTAGGGTTGGGGGAGACAGCCCTATCTGGGAGGGGGCATTGGGTGGCCTCTGGTATTTATTtggcatttataaatatataaacttcttttttacTCTAGTCTGCCTGggcctttgcctttttttccctccatgtgCAGATAAACTTTGAACCAGGGTGGGGGAAAAGACTGAGATTTCCTTCATTCTAAGTTTCTCCCACTCCAGTGAGgcagacaaaacagaaaaataaggatGTTTATTAAGGACATTTCTAGCCCACAGCTAGGGCTCATACTCAGCTCTATGAGCCACTGTCCGGCCCCATCCCCATTCAATGTGAATGACATTAGGGAGGCCGGGCCACAGGTAGATCCCATTGATCCCACAGTAGGGGGGGGGGTGTCCCTCCCATAGCCAGGTATAGACAGATATACTGCTGAGAATGAAGAGGGAAATCATTGGATAATAAGTTCCTCTACACCTGCCTGGAACCTTTTTCACTCCTGCCCACCTTCGAAGACCATGGGTCAAAGGTGCCTAGTACCATGATGTGGGGTATCAAGGAAAGCCCCTTTATAAGACCCCAGAGCTACGGGAAAGGACTGCCCTTTCCTTCTCAGCCATCCCAGGCCTGGGGGCCACTGAGGTAGAAGTGGCAGGGGCTGGACCACTCTAATACCCCTTGTGGGCCCTGCTCTGGGCTTGCCCTTTAGGGGAGCGGGGGGCTTTTGCTGGTACGGGAGGCCTGGACATCAGCCCAGACTGGAATGTTGCAGTTCTTCCCGAAGCCATGAGGGCACTGGCTGTCCAAGCCGGCTTAGCAGCTTCGACAGATCCAAATTGTGGTTCCGGAAAAAATCCATTAGAAAAAGGCGGGACTGAGAGGAGAAAAATGGAGGCAGAAACAGTAAGGAGTGGGACACAGGATGAGATGTGAGAGGTAGAGAGGGGATACCCTGTCTGCTTTACTCACCTCATTGTCCATATCTGGATACCTCCGGCCTTTGCTCTTGCCTAGACAGCGAGTCTTCCCACCTTCAAGTCCCTGGCACCAGAATCCCTTATCTTCATCAAACCTGCTCAACAGCAAGAGGGCATTAATTGGTAGGGAGAAAGGAAATTCAAGCCCCATAAATGTATATTACCTCTCCCAGCTCACAGGGACACATGTCTCTTCCAAACAGACATGGTCACCTGCTTCCCCATTTCCCCCAGATTCCTCCTCCCCTGGGTCATGCTCTCCCACCTGAGGGTCCGTGTGTAGTTCAGAAAGGGTGTGATACCCAGGAACTTCTGGATGCTCTCCATTGAGGCAGCTGGGTTGATACGCAGCTCTTGCCCATCCACAATCAGCAACTAAAGGGACAGAGATGTGGTTCCTTCTGTATTCCTTAGAAGCCtctgggctgaggggaggggaagaggaaccTCAACAAGGGCTACTGGTGGGGGATGTACCTGTCCAGAGGGGTAGTAAGTCAGCCAGCGCTGCAGATGGGTGGAATAGTAGCCAGGGACAAGACAGCGGTTCTGCAGGGAGCGAAGTGCCAGAGGGGCCTGAGAGGAGGCTGAAATCACCTGGTAGAAGGTATAATTCAGAGCAACTGGGTCTCCATGTGCTCGCTGGTGCTGAAAGACAAGGAATAGGAAGGGAAAGGATGGATGATTTGATAGATTTTGCCCTACTCTTGGTCTAGTGAATACACAGCATAGGAACCCCTCACCAAAGCAACTAATTTAGTTTCCCTaccctcttcctttctgtctctctagcaGTCACCACCTCCCTCACTTAAGCCCTAATGTATCCCTAGCTTCAGGCTCACCTGATACCAGGAGTAGGCCCTATCAGCAGGGTTGGTGAGCACAGTGATGATCTTGGCTCGTGGCAGAAGGGCAGCCCCCCGACGTGGTACAACCTCTGAGTCAAAGTAGGTGGCacttttttcaaagagaaagtcAGTGCTGGCATTGGAAGGGACAGGGAAGAAGTCCATGTACCTAGGAAGTAGCACAAAGGACAGACAGAGAATTTGCAGTGTGAAGGGGCCAGATACCTGTGCTAGTGGATGCTGGAATGAGGATTGGGGGGAAGGGAATGTTCCTCTGAGAAGCATTACAAAGGGTCCTAGTCTCACCAATCAATGCCCTTGTGGTAATTAGGGCCGTTGAAGAACTGAATCTCCTCAAAGGTGCTGGGGCTAGGGAAGCTGCTAGTCACAGCTGGGTGCAGGCTCAGGAAGAAGTGAATAGCTGTGGTCCCTAAATGGGAGAGAAGGTTCAGGCTATTGTGGGAAAGAAGCCAGATCAACAATATGAACTTTAAGGAGGTGAGAAAATGACCACTCTGAGTAGTAATATCCCCTTTGGACAAACTacagtgagagaaggaaagacaacgAGGCCCAGGGAAGGGTTAAAATGGTAGTTCTCTGCCTTGACTGCATCATAATCACTCgtggatcttaaaaaaaaaaaaaaaagaaagaaaaaagaaatccacagatGATTCTGATGTACCACCAAGATTAAGAATCACGGTCTCAAGAGACTGGATTAAGGAGGCATGGGTATGAGAAGGGAATTTCTTGGCCAAAGAATTCTTTGGGCTTAAGGCAGGGCAAGAGAAGTTGGCTGGGGAAGATTCACCTGTCTTCTGGGGTCCCACAATCAAGAACTTGGGTAGCCGATCACAGGTTTTCTCCTTGGACCAGATATCTTTGTGCCTCTTGTCATCACAGGGATTCTGAAGGTTAAGGCCAAAAATCAGATATCTCATCTTTTTTTCAaccctctccacccccatcctCTCTCTGGTCAGCCTGAGCTCCACCCATACCTGCCAAAGGGGGCTTCGCTCTTGAGGGAACAGTTCAAAGTACTTTCGTGCAAGAGGGACGGGAGGAAGGGTCTGTAGGCGCAGCCGTGTCCAGCACTGGAGGAAACGCACGAGGCTCTCAAAGGTATACAGGCCCAGCCGATCATTTCCATAATTGGACAGATGGGTCATAAAAATGCTGATCTGCAAGGGGGTGCCTGCGTGTCAGAATTGGAGAGCCTATCCCACCTCAGAATCAGGCTTGGTGAGCAAAGGTCCCAGCCTACATATACTTCGGCTCTCCAATCCTCTAGCCCTTCCTCTCAGCACCTTACCGGATTAAGTAGAACTGTCAGAAAGAGCTCTCCACCTCGAATGCTCCGGTCTAGTTCACGAGAGCCTCCAGGATATTCATTATAGAAGATTGTGTGAGTGAAGAGTCCACACGTCTGCCGTGGCAATacctagaagaagaagaaaactaatagaTGAGCTTT
The genomic region above belongs to Suricata suricatta isolate VVHF042 chromosome 2, meerkat_22Aug2017_6uvM2_HiC, whole genome shotgun sequence and contains:
- the ZSWIM8 gene encoding zinc finger SWIM domain-containing protein 8 isoform X5, with translation MRAVKDPLQIGFHLSATVVPPQMVPPKGAYNVAVMFDRCRVTSCSCTCGAGAKWCTHVVALCLFRIHNASAVCLRAPVSESLSRLQRDQLQKFAQYLISELPQQILPTAQRLLDELLSSQSTAINTVCGAPDPTAGPSASDQSTWYLDESTLTDNIKKTLHKFCGPSPVVFSDVNSMYLSSTEPPAAAEWACLLRPLRGREPEGVWNLLSIVREMFKRRDSNAAPLLEILTDQCLTYEQITGWWYSVRTSASHSSASGHTGRSNGQSEVAAHACASMCDEMVTLWRLAVLDPALSPQRRRELCAQLRQWQLKVIENVKRGQHKKTLERLFPGFRPAVEACYFNWEEAYPLPGVTYSGTDRKLALCWARALPPRPGASRSGGLEESRERPRSLPSEPAVRPKEPGAKRKGLGEGVSSQRGPRRLSAEGGDKSLHKMGPGGGKAKALGGAGSGGKGSAGGGSKRRLSSEDSSLEPDLAEMSLDDSSLALGAEASTFGGFPESPPPCPPPGGSRGPSTFLPEPPDAYEEDGGVYFSEGPEPPTASAGPRGLLPGEVCTRERDDLPSTDESGNGLPKTKEAATAVGEEDDDYQAYYLNAQDGAGGEEEKAEGGAGEEHDLFAGLKPLEQESRMEVLFACAEALHAHGYSSEASRLTVELAQDLLANPPDLKVEPPPAKGKKNKVSTSRQTWVATNTLTKAAFLLTVLSERPEHHNLAFRVGMFALELQRPPASTKALEVKLAYQESEVAALLKKIPLGPSEMSTMRCRAEELREGTLCDYRPVLPLMLASFIFDVLCAPVVSPTGSRPPSRNWNNEMPGDEELGFEAAVAALGMKTTVSEAEHPLLCEGTRREKGDLALALMITYKDDQAKLKKILDKLLDRESQTHKPQTLSSFYSSSRPATASQRSPSKHGGPSAPGALQPLTSGSAGPPQPGSVAGAGPGPTEGFTEKNVPESSPHSPCEGLPSEAALTPRAEGKVPSRLALGSRGGYNGRGWGSPGRPKKKHTGMASIDSSAPETTSDSSPTLSRRPLRGGWAPTSWGRGQDSDSISSSSSDSLGSSSSSGSRRASASGGARAKTVEVGRYKGRRPESHAPHVPNQPSEAAAHFYFELAKTVLIKAGGNSSTSIFTHPSSSGGHQGPHRNLHLCAFEIGLYALGLHNFVSPNWLSRTYSSHVSWITGQAMEIGSAALTILVECWDGHLTPPEVASLADRASRARDSNMVRAAAELALSCLPHAHALNPNEIQRALVQCKEQDNLMLEKACMAVEEAAKGGGVYPEVLFEVAHQWFWLYEQTAGGSSTAREGATSCSASGIRAAGEAGRGLPEGRGGPGTEPVTVAAAAVTAAATVVPVISVGSSLYPGPGLGHGHSPGLHPYTALQPHLPCSPQYLTHPAHPAHPMPHMPRPAVFPVPSSAYPQGVHPAFLGAQYPYSVTPPSLAATAVSFPVPSMAPITVHPYHTEPGLPLPTSVACELWGQGTVSSVHPASTFPAIQGASLPALTTQPSPLVSGGFPPPEEETHSQPVNPHSLHHLHAAYRVGMLALEMLGRRAHNDHPNNFSRSPPYTDDVKWLLGLAAKLGDRHGDAAAAEPCSCPQPPACPGLPPTGAALSAGIHAVHSPSLDSPDPCRLRRLCECDPQCPQRLLPDTHGHDAVQRHPAEPQAQQTDQGAVAAGLTRDDHLLPMNLAPLGSYTGTQACGYGGPSHRGSESWLDRSSPLSSLVAQTGSCSWAVAWGQDVSDPRSLGLGETALSGRGHWVASGIYLAFINI
- the ZSWIM8 gene encoding zinc finger SWIM domain-containing protein 8 isoform X2, translating into MELMFAEWEDGERFSFEDSDRFEEDSLCSFISEAESLCQNWRGWRKQSAGPNSPTGGGGGGGSGSTRMRDGLVIPLVELSAKQVAFHIPFEVVEKVYPPVPEQLQLRIAFWSFPENEEDIRLYSCLANGSADEFQRGDQLFRMRAVKDPLQIGFHLSATVVPPQMVPPKGAYNVAVMFDRCRVTSCSCTCGAGAKWCTHVVALCLFRIHNASAVCLRAPVSESLSRLQRDQLQKFAQYLISELPQQILPTAQRLLDELLSSQSTAINTVCGAPDPTAGPSASDQSTWYLDESTLTDNIKKTLHKFCGPSPVVFSDVNSMYLSSTEPPAAAEWACLLRPLRGREPEGVWNLLSIVREMFKRRDSNAAPLLEILTDQCLTYEQITGWWYSVRTSASHSSASGHTGRSNGQSEVAAHACASMCDEMVTLWRLAVLDPALSPQRRRELCAQLRQWQLKVIENVKRGQHKKTLERLFPGFRPAVEACYFNWEEAYPLPGVTYSGTDRKLALCWARALPPRPGASRSGGLEESRERPRSLPSEPAVRPKEPGAKRKGLGEGVSSQRGPRRLSAEGGDKSLHKMGPGGGKAKALGGAGSGGKGSAGGGSKRRLSSEDSSLEPDLAEMSLDDSSLALGAEASTFGGFPESPPPCPPPGGSRGPSTFLPEPPDAYEEDGGVYFSEGPEPPTASAGPRGLLPGEVCTRERDDLPSTDESGNGLPKTKEAATAVGEEDDDYQAYYLNAQDGAGGEEEKAEGGAGEEHDLFAGLKPLEQESRMEVLFACAEALHAHGYSSEASRLTVELAQDLLANPPDLKVEPPPAKGKKNKVSTSRQTWVATNTLTKAAFLLTVLSERPEHHNLAFRVGMFALELQRPPASTKALEVKLAYQESEVAALLKKIPLGPSEMSTMRCRAEELREGTLCDYRPVLPLMLASFIFDVLCAPVVSPTGSRPPSRNWNNEMPGDEELGFEAAVAALGMKTTVSEAEHPLLCEGTRREKGDLALALMITYKDDQAKLKKILDKLLDRESQTHKPQTLSSFYSSSRPATASQRSPSKHGGPSAPGALQPLTSGSAGPPQPGSVAGAGPGPTEGFTEKNVPESSPHSPCEGLPSEAALTPRAEGKVPSRLALGSRGGYNGRGWGSPGRPKKKHTGMASIDSSAPETTSDSSPTLSRRPLRGGWAPTSWGRGQDSDSISSSSSDSLGSSSSSGSRRASASGGARAKTVEVGRYKGRRPESHAPHVPNQPSEAAAHFYFELAKTVLIKAGGNSSTSIFTHPSSSGGHQGPHRNLHLCAFEIGLYALGLHNFVSPNWLSRTYSSHVSWITGQAMEIGSAALTILVECWDGHLTPPEVASLADRASRARDSNMVRAAAELALSCLPHAHALNPNEIQRALVQCKEQDNLMLEKACMAVEEAAKGGGVYPEVLFEVAHQWFWLYEQTAGGSSTAREGATSCSASGIRAAGEAGRGLPEGRGGPGTEPVTVAAAAVTAAATVVPVISVGSSLYPGPGLGHGHSPGLHPYTALQPHLPCSPQYLTHPAHPAHPMPHMPRPAVFPVPSSAYPQGVHPAFLGAQYPYSVTPPSLAATAVSFPVPSMAPITVHPYHTEPGLPLPTSVALSSVHPASTFPAIQGASLPALTTQPSPLVSGGFPPPEEETHSQPVNPHSLHHLHAAYRVGMLALEMLGRRAHNDHPNNFSRSPPYTDDVKWLLGLAAKLGDRHGDAAAAEPCSCPQPPACPGLPPTGAALSAGIHAVHSPSLDSPDPCRLRRLCECDPQCPQRLLPDTHGHDAVQRHPAEPQAQQTDQGAVAAGLTRDDHLLPMNLAPLGSYTGTQACGYGGPSHRGSESWLDRSSPLSSLVAQTGSCSWAVAWGQDVSDPRSLGLGETALSGRGHWVASGIYLAFINI